The Candidatus Poribacteria bacterium genome segment GTGTGCTCCAACAATCCCCACTTTCAGTTGATTCGCCATCAGGTTTCTCCTCCCACTTCAACGTAACTTCGCAAACTGAAATTTGCTCTACAAAAGACTATAGCCGTAGCATAACATATTGTGCGCAATTTATCAGCAAAATTTCCAGTCGTCTCAACTTCCACACTGCCCTACAGCAGACATTATCTTCACCATTTTAATTTGCAAGCATGGCACAGATTTGATATACTTAACACGGTTACTGGAGGATCGCTGATAAGGCTTCAAAGCACACCTCAGAACAGGGATATAACAACGAAAAACAACACGAGAGGGAAATTGAGCACAGCCCGTGTCTCAATATGGGCTTGCAAGCCACATTCTACATCAGACAATGAACAGTAAAACGCTCGATCATTTGCTTATCGCGATCACAGTGCTATTAGATTTCTGTTTCGTCGCCACCGCAATCGTCGTAGCATACTGGGTCCGATTTGAATCGGGTTGGACCCCTAAAGTCCTCGCCTTGCATAAAGGAGGCACCCCGCCTCTTGACGACTATTTTCGACTCATCCCACTGATGGCAATAATCTGGCTCATGACATTGAAAGCGTTAAAACTTTATCGTCCGGAAAGCAACGCGACGTTTTCGGCGTTCTGGACCCTCTGCAAAGCCGCTGGTATCTCGCTCATCGCCACGTTAGCCGCACTCTTTTTCATCTATCATCACGATGCTTATTCGCGTTGGGTTATGCTCTTAGCTACCGGTTTCAGTCTCGTCTGGTTGTTCTTGGGTCGATTGGTGCTCCACCGCTTTCGTCAATCAATTCACGCCCAAGGGGTCGGCGTAAATCGACTGGCAATTGTTGGGAACTCCGATACCCGCGTCGAAAAGCTTATCAACGTCCTGAACGCTAAATCGGATAGCGGTTACGAAGTGGTAGGGATAATCGATGAGATAGCCATCAGCAGTCAGCAGTCAGCAGTCAGTCAAGAGACTGGGATGGAAGACTGGCAGAAAGGAAGGATGGAAGGAAGGGGTACCGCCCACTCTTCCCCCCTTCCCCCCTTCCACCAAAATGCTGAAGATTTCCGACAGTCGAAGGTTTCCGATAGCCAATTGCAATGTCTCGGTACAAGTCAAGAAGTCCTTGAATTGGTGCGAAAACACCGACTTGATACGCTTTTCATCGTATCACCGACGGTGCCGAATGACACGATTTTGCAGATTCTCCACGCGTGCGAAGGGGTGCCAGTCCAAATCAATGTCCTGCCCGAACTCTCCGAATTTATCACGGACAGCAGAGATACCATTACCTTTTTTGATGATATACCGGTGCTACAATTAAGAGAGACACCGATGCAGGGCGGACGCGGCATCGTTAAACGCCTTATAGACATTGCTCTTAGCGCATCGGCGTTGATCGTGTTAAGCCCGTTCATGGTAATAATTGCGATCGCTATACGCTTGACTTCACCCGGCAGCGCGATTTTCCATCAGGAACGGGTCGGTAGAGGTGGAAAGCCGTTCCGTATCTACAAATTCCGCTCTATGCGCGTTGATGCTGAGAAAAAAGTTGGACATGTATGGGCAAAAAGCGATGATCCCCGGCAAACCGCACTTGGAAAATTCCTGAGACGCTGGAGTTTAGACGAACTGCCGCAATTCTTTAATGTTCTCAAGGGCGATATGAGCCTCGTCGGTCCCCGTCCAGAGATGTCCGGATTAATCGATACGTTCAGTGAATCGGTCCCACACTACCTCGCTCGGCAGCGCGTCAAATCTGGTATGACCGGGTGGGCACAAGTCAACGGTTTACGGGGCAATACCTCCCTTGAAGAGCGGATCTCTCATGACCGGTACTACATCGAAAACTGGTCTCTCGCCTTGGATATCAAGATCATTTTGAAAACACTCTGGGCAATTAAAAAGGGGTCGCGCTGAGATAGCAGTTAGCAATCGGCAGCCAGCAGTCGGTTAAGAGCGGTCTGTGCCAATGATACGCAACCGCTATACACGGGATCCGGGAACTATTTCAGTGAATCCTGCTATTCTTAAAAATACCGCCGCACAAAGGGCCATGCTCCGGCTTTATAATAACGGTGTCCACCCTCCCCGATAAAGAGTTCGCATCTATCCGCAACGCCAGCGACTGTGTAGATATTTTTCAAACGTTCATAAGCGAACTCGACGTGATCTATGGGGAAAATCCCGTCCCCTCGTCCTGCTATCGCACAAAACGGGCGCGGTGCGATTAAGCCTGCGACATCGTACATCTCTCCAAGTCGCATAACGCCTGGGACATAGTTGCATTCGCAATGATTAATCATGCCGATGCTCCCTTCAAACGTACAGAAATAGCAACTCGGCACTGCAACTGAAATTCGGGTTTCACATGCTGCGGCGAAAAGTGAGACGGTTCCACCGCCAGAGTTCCCAGTAATCGCGATGCGTTCGGCATCTATCGGTAAGTCCTCTATCGCCCAATCAATGAGGCGTGACATATCCCATACTCTCTCACCAATCGGGGTGCGTCCAACGAGTATACTATGAACCAACTGGTGTCGGCAGGAGTGCGTATTATTCGCTTCCTTATCGGCATCTGTGCGTGTTTCGCCAAACGCTCGCGTCGTCGGTGCAATGGCGATATAGCCTTCCTCAACGGCTGCCTGCCGGGCGATGTCGCGCTCACCTTCGAGCATGTGTTCTTCCTCTGCCTCTGTGTGTGCGATGCCAGCGTAGAGATGTGGATGGTTATGCCCATGCGGTGCGAGGATCAGTGGGACTTTGCCTTCAATGGTTTTCGGACGGAGTAGGTAAAACGGCAGTGGCACGGTCGGCTCTACCCACAGATACCAACTCTCTCGGAAATGATTATCCATATCCAAGACTTCGAGCTGTTCTGCTTTCGGGACGTATCCTTCCAGGTCGGATTCCATGTTGTTTAAGCCGAGGATATCTCGCAACTTGGGACGAAAATTGGCTTGCCATGATAACAATTCTTCCCGTGTGGTCGCCCGAAATTCAAACGCTCTCGGAACGGTATCGTATAAGTTTTTAAAATGCGTCGCGGCATCATACATTACGGTTCTCTCCTTGATTGGCTGTTGGTCGTCAGGTCGGGTTGCTACGCAACCCTTTCAGCAATCGGCAAGAGGGTCAAGTGGCAGTTTGAAGTTTGCGACTGCCAGACGCTCTACCGACGGCTGACCGCTTATGACTTGACAAGATGTTCAGCCGTGCTACAATGTTGGCGACTGTGCTTCCACATAAAGTATAAGACATAATAGAGGATACACCTCCGCCTGTCAATTCAATTTATCAGATTCCCAAGATCAGGTAGTTCTCCCGTAGGGAGGTAAATCCGCAGAAATTCGCAGAAACACCCAAGCAAATACTCAAGCAATACGCAGAAATACCCAGGCAAAAACACCCAGATTCCTGGGGAAGCCCTCAATCAAAAACACTCCCTCTTCTGTAGGAGCGATTTTCTGATAGCACCCGCAATGGAAAAACTGAGGAGATGTTATGTACCGAACATATCAGATGGCACGCGTCATTGAAGTCGCGTCTCTTATTCACAATGAACCACAGAAATGGACGCGCTCTCGGTTGGCGGAACGATTTGAAGTCAATATAGCAACCATCCAGCGCGATATTGATTTATTGCGTGAAATGGGTATCCAGATCGTTCCACGTGGTAAACGGGGATATGAGATGATCTCCGACTTTTTCCTCCCCGATCTTAACCTTGATTTTAAAGAGGCACTCGCGCTCATTACAGCGGCGAGTTTCTATCGTGCAGCGGAGGGAAAGCAAGGAGGTGAGGTCATGAATCGCGCAATTCATAAGATTACCTCCGTTTTGCCCAAGCAGGCACGCAACATCTTAAACCAGATCGCACCACAGATTGAAGTGCCACATCACCAGATGAGTGAGATTGACGAAACGCATCCGCATAAAGAGAGTCTATATGAAGCAATCCGAAAACGGTGCAGCGTCAACATAGAATACAATTCTTTTAGTAGCGGACAGAGGATTCACCATCGACTTTCACCCTATGCGGTGCTGTTTCGTAAACGTGCTTGGTATGTTATCGGGCGTTCCGAAACCTTCAATCAAGTTCTCACATTCCGTATCAACCGCATTAATTCTCTCTCCATGACGAACTTGAACTATGAGATCCCCGAAGATTTCTCTGTCCAGCGATACCTCGCGAAAAGTTGGGATGTCATGCTCGGACCGGATACGCGTGTTGTTATATTGTTTGCACGACGCATCGCTCCTCTGATTCGGGAAGTGAATTGGCATCCGACACAACAGATAAAAGAAATGCCTAATGGCGTGCTCCGCTTTGAAGTCACAGTCGCAGGTTGGCGCGAGATCGGTTGGTGGG includes the following:
- a CDS encoding undecaprenyl-phosphate glucose phosphotransferase, with the protein product MNSKTLDHLLIAITVLLDFCFVATAIVVAYWVRFESGWTPKVLALHKGGTPPLDDYFRLIPLMAIIWLMTLKALKLYRPESNATFSAFWTLCKAAGISLIATLAALFFIYHHDAYSRWVMLLATGFSLVWLFLGRLVLHRFRQSIHAQGVGVNRLAIVGNSDTRVEKLINVLNAKSDSGYEVVGIIDEIAISSQQSAVSQETGMEDWQKGRMEGRGTAHSSPLPPFHQNAEDFRQSKVSDSQLQCLGTSQEVLELVRKHRLDTLFIVSPTVPNDTILQILHACEGVPVQINVLPELSEFITDSRDTITFFDDIPVLQLRETPMQGGRGIVKRLIDIALSASALIVLSPFMVIIAIAIRLTSPGSAIFHQERVGRGGKPFRIYKFRSMRVDAEKKVGHVWAKSDDPRQTALGKFLRRWSLDELPQFFNVLKGDMSLVGPRPEMSGLIDTFSESVPHYLARQRVKSGMTGWAQVNGLRGNTSLEERISHDRYYIENWSLALDIKIILKTLWAIKKGSR
- a CDS encoding acetylxylan esterase — protein: MYDAATHFKNLYDTVPRAFEFRATTREELLSWQANFRPKLRDILGLNNMESDLEGYVPKAEQLEVLDMDNHFRESWYLWVEPTVPLPFYLLRPKTIEGKVPLILAPHGHNHPHLYAGIAHTEAEEEHMLEGERDIARQAAVEEGYIAIAPTTRAFGETRTDADKEANNTHSCRHQLVHSILVGRTPIGERVWDMSRLIDWAIEDLPIDAERIAITGNSGGGTVSLFAAACETRISVAVPSCYFCTFEGSIGMINHCECNYVPGVMRLGEMYDVAGLIAPRPFCAIAGRGDGIFPIDHVEFAYERLKNIYTVAGVADRCELFIGEGGHRYYKAGAWPFVRRYF
- a CDS encoding transcriptional regulator, yielding MYRTYQMARVIEVASLIHNEPQKWTRSRLAERFEVNIATIQRDIDLLREMGIQIVPRGKRGYEMISDFFLPDLNLDFKEALALITAASFYRAAEGKQGGEVMNRAIHKITSVLPKQARNILNQIAPQIEVPHHQMSEIDETHPHKESLYEAIRKRCSVNIEYNSFSSGQRIHHRLSPYAVLFRKRAWYVIGRSETFNQVLTFRINRINSLSMTNLNYEIPEDFSVQRYLAKSWDVMLGPDTRVVILFARRIAPLIREVNWHPTQQIKEMPNGVLRFEVTVAGWREIGWWVLGWGHEAAVVEPKALQKWVDRTAQEMVKLYANQKPNKKAEPTSTAEGGFNSAQ